One part of the Theropithecus gelada isolate Dixy chromosome 5, Tgel_1.0, whole genome shotgun sequence genome encodes these proteins:
- the LOC112624746 gene encoding histone H3.3-like, translating to MARTKQTARKSTGGKAPRKQLATKAARKSVPSTGGVKKPHRYRPGTVALREIRRYQKSTELLIRKLPFQRLVREIAQDFKTDLRFQSAAIGALQEASEAYLVGLFEDTNLCAIHAKRVTIMPKDIQLARRIRGERA from the coding sequence ATGGCTCGTACAAAGCAGACTGCCCGCAAATCGACCGGTGGTAAAGCACCCAGGAAGCAACTGGCTACAAAAGCCGCTCGCAAGAGTGTGCCCTCTACTGGAGGGGTGAAGAAACCTCATCGTTACAGGCCTGGTACTGTGGCACTCCGTGAAATTAGACGTTATCAGAAGTCCACTGAACTTCTGATTCGCAAACTTCCCTTCCAGCGTCTGGTGCGAGAAATTGCTCAGGACTTTAAAACAGATCTACGCTTCCAGAGCGCAGCTATTGGTGCTTTGCAGGAGGCAAGTGAGGCCTATCTGGTTGGCCTTTTTGAAGACACCAACCTGTGTGCTATCCATGCCAAACGTGTAACAATTATGCCAAAAGACATCCAGCTAGCACGCCGCATACGTGGAGAACGTGCTTAA